The stretch of DNA GAAAATAAGTATGGAAACCAGTTTACCAAcctgatgtttttgactaagacaaataaagacaaacagTCACAAACACTACAGGGTAAACAAAAGCATCAGTTGTGAACCCGAATAAGGGAAACAGTATTTGTTTAAATGTATGTTCTGTGGTGCCTCAAACTCGTTTTAGTTGTTGTTGAGAAGAGACACGATGAGAGCTGTGACTGTCTGGTGCTGTGAGCTACGGCTGAACAGCACTAGGGACACAGCCGCGCCCGTGGAGAGTGCTCGCTTACCCAGGTGGGCAGCAGAGGTGAGGAAAGACGGGTGGGCCGCTGATGGCGGTATGAACGGGGAGGAGGTCGGATTGACTCCACCTGAAGGGACACaggggtcaacacacacacgtcaactcCCCACGCCTCGCACATACAGAGACTGTGCACAGGACAAGGCAAACTACTGCTGCATTGCTGATGGGAGGGTATCTGATGACCTcttaagttaaaaaaaaaaaaaaaaaaaaaaaaaaaaaagttacagagaaggaggttttttttttttttcaacctccCATGTCATTTCTGTTTCAATTCCTCTTTATTTAAAATCATCTCCAAAGCATAGCGTCCAGAGATACAGAGCAGGCTCTTCAGCGTTTTTTAGCTTTGTCGTAAAGCTGGCAGTATTGGAAGGCAGGGACTTTGGATGATACCCACCATTGGCTGCGAACAGGCCGCCTGGCCTGGTCAGGTCGTGAGTAGGGGGTAGAGGTCCTCCGAGGACCCCCAAACCTCCCAGTCCGCTCATGCCACCAGAGCCAGGCAGACGGGTCAGCAGGTCATTACGGAAGTCCAACTTGTGGGGGTCTGCCTGCattagctgagagagagagagagagagagagagagagagagagagagagagagagagagagagagagagagagagagagagagagagagagagagagagagagagagagagagagagagaacggtgGTTTAAACACTTTGAACACACAGTCTCAGAATAAATAGTAGACCACCCCTGTTCTATCTGGAATCTGTATGCAGGTTGTAATAAAACTGTAGGATCCAGTAGAATATCAATACAAGACTCCACTGGAGGTTTAATTTCAAGCACGTCCGGTCAGTAAAGGACTGACCTTGACTTTCTCTTGATGCCTGAGGATCATCCAAGCCACACGGACATGCATGGCACACCACTTCCCAGGCTTCTGTTCACAGAGAGGTCACAACTTTCAATTAATCACAGATGACGGGTCCAGATTGTTATCTGAACATATTATCCACTTGAACTGGTCCCAAGAGATCCCACTGGCAACTCTGACTAGATTCTCAACTTGTCTTTTCTATTGCACATATAATGACTAAATTACAAATCTGTAATCTGTTTTACAAATACTTTCTTTGTGTTTACAGTGCAAGTTTCACTTTCCAGCAATACGCCAGAGGCAAAAGGTCTTTGAAGGCCATTTGAGAATTCTGACAAAAAACCTGAGCAAGCATATTCAGATGTGTACATATTCTACCATTTCTGATTCAAGTTGCAAGTCTGTGTGTAGCTGGCTTATTTAGGAATGTCTCTTTTAATATGTAATGCATATCTAGGTATATAACACAGGTTTATTCAATTAGTTCTGCAAAGCATGGTAGTATTCATGTTAAAattatacatacatttattcaGATTGATTGACAATCAtataaataagaaaaaaaaaaatcaatgctaCTTACATTACTGACTTTGAGTGATGCTGCAAATGGGTCTGTGAGCTGTAaaacaaaaagagagacaggTGTCAGATAGATGTTTCCAtgacaacacaacataacacgTTCCAGATGCCAAGTTTGGAGGAAGGTCATGTTTTAGTATGCGACCCTAAACCAACTTCACTACAAATAACACTGGGCATGGAGATTGGCACGAGTCAGACAACGTGCAGCTTACCCGTGGATCTTTGGGTTGAAGATGGGGGGGTATGACCCCCAAACGAGCGGTCATCTCTGGAGCCGCCCCCTGAAGGGCAacaagctgtcaatcatagCACAGTACACATTTGCGACAGGTTAACAGACACGGAAGAGGAACAAATGGGGAAGAAAAATGCTCTCCAAAGACTCTATAGCAGAGTTATTAGACACATATTATGTGGAGCATCTTTGGGAGTGTGAGcataggtctgtgtgtgtgtgtgtgtgtgtgtgtgtgtgtaagagagagagagagattgcagtACGTAAGTGTGACATGAGTGAAGCATACACAGTTGGGTTCAGACCAACTTATCTCCTTATCTCTGTACGGAACAGTCAGATGAGGACAAATATCCAAGTCTTTTGGCAGGCGTCTGCCCCAGGTGTACGTGACCAGGAGGGCTGTCTCCGCACTCCACCCGCTCTGAGATTCTCTGATGAGCATCTCTCTTGGCAATCTCGCAAATGAAAGAAGTCATTTGACACAACCAAAACCGATTGGACTGATAATGGGACACTAACCTTCGGCTGGAACGCGCCTTGCAGTGAGCTGAAGGGGCCTGTAGGTGGGAGGACCGGCTGGATTCCAGGCACCTGCGGCGGGTACTGCTGGAAGTACTGCAAGcacagcaaacacaaacaaccGTGCCTAagaacacacccacactcacgcccacactcacacccacactacGTATTAGTGGCAATGCCCTCTGAGGCGGAATATGAAGGTTGAGGCAGGGCTAGGATGGCCCGGCAGGGGTCCAGTGGCCTCTGCAGTCATGGTTTATACCTGTTGTACCGGTCTGTGGCTGTGGATACGTACAGCAGGGTGCCTGAAGAGGCTCTCCATCTTCGGCCCTGGATACTTTTCAAACTGAaggaaaggcaaaaaaaaaaaagaaaatcaccaTTGTTTAGACAGAAGCAAAAGTCAACATTCATGTTAATTCAGTGTTGACACTTTGACAGTGCTGAAAGACGAAGGTTTCAAACAGCTGGAATATTTTGCTTTTAAagtgcttgtttataaatctgATATGTCCAAGTACAATTTCTTCATGAAGTTACAAATCATAAATACAGCAAGTGTTATTAAAATTagggggatttttttttccaacatgCATGCCAATACTAAATAGGGCCCTATACAGTAGTCTAATAGTTTGCACAGACAAACATCCTTTTATCAACACCATAAATAGCTTCGATGCTTTAAATAAACACACGTCGAACACTTGGTTTTGCAAGATCTTCTCCACCTCAAGAACAAACACAAAATGGTTTCCTTATCACTAGCACAAAGTAAACATGACCCTGAAACAGTTCAAACTACTCCCAGCACATCTTGAACACACTAACAACAAACACCACAACTTCAATGGCCTGCGAGTGGAACACAGGCTCACCAGGGGAGGCGCAGTGGCAGTCGGGTGCAGGAAGTGttggtgggtgtgcgtgtgctggtgctggtggttgTGCTGATGGAACTGGTAGGACATTGGGGGGATGGAGGGCTGCGCCTGCGAAggtctggtggtggtgctggacgTGGCGTTGGACACCGAGGGGCCCGTGGAGCTTGAGCTGCTGGGGGCAGACGAGCGTCCGTCGCGCTCCGTGCCCTGAGACGGCAGGTACTGGGAGTTCAGCTCCTGACGTAGCCGGTCTTGATCTGTAGGAGGGAAGGTTGAGAAAGAGCAAGAAACCATTGAAATggtaacattttaatttgagctTAACTGCGTAAATGACTGAGGTCTACCATAACAGGAAGACTGACAGAAATCTAGTATGAAGTTTTCACTCTATCCCCGAGCCAAATAAAGGGCGTCGCCATGACGCTTCAatactccaaaaaaaaaaaacagttttataTTTCCGGCTGGCGGTGGATTGTATTGATTCTAAGTGGTTTCATATGATGGTAGTCTAACTGAAAAACTGTGCCTGACTCATCctaacagggaagctacaccaggcacgtaagcACTCTGTTCGCGTTGGGtccatagaccctttcaacaataaaaacaaaaacaatgcttgaacgttctatttgggccccaatctacttcctctgcattaagataacatatggaatgttcaaaaggaagtcttgtggggccaactatgatgctgataatggaactcttgaaagggtccataatcaatggaagtagccaCACCAGACGTGAAGCGgcgcgtacgttcgaaaaaaacaGACCATtcttctaaaatggattttacgcgtcgcgaacggaatgcttcagttacgtgcctggtgtagcttcccacTAAAGCATGtaaaagtcagtcagtcagtcatgtaTTATACAAACTATCCCTATATCAGTTTATTGAATTAAATGCCTTTATGATTATTTACTTGTCAAGCTCATCATTTGTACCTCCAGGGAAGTTCACCAGATATCACAGGATATACAGTAATGTTAATTTCTGGTGAATGGGAACAGTTAGCTTATCCATAAAGCTTGCTTAAGGTTAACATCATAGCATAAACAGAATGGACTGGTCGCAATTCGGAAGATGAACTGGAACAAATTCAAATTATAAAAGGTCTCATGAATAAACGTGGATAAAATAAAGGCCAGTCAGTTTATTACAGCCATGTGCAATTTGTAGTTGCAACCTCAAACTGCTCATTCCACTTTCAAAACAAGCAATTGTTTACAGAGTGGATCTGGCAGCCACACCAATTGAGCCAGCTGCTACACCCTTATCCTGGATCTGTGTAGCAATAACCATGGAACCTTACCTGCAACTGAATGGCTGGACACCTGCagtagaggaggtggagggggtaGCCCAGGAGAGTAGGTGCGTGAGCTGGGGCGGGACGGGGGACGGTGTGGTCCTGGGGCCCCGGGACCTCTGCTGTGGGACATGGGCACATTGATGGAGGGCGTAGGGGGCCGCATGGATGAGGACGAGGCCGTCGAGGAAGATGGCGGCTTAATTGAGGTACCGTTCCTGCTGGGTAACACATACAGTGACCGTTCAGATTCATTCGGTTGTTAAGTCATGCTGCAATAATGGGCTGATCATTCTCCGGGTCCAACGGCTTTCAGAGCGGCTCGTTTTTCTCCATAGACcgtaatacaaaataaaaagtcTGATTTTGTTTTACCCTCACTAAAACggaggtgatggtgacaaggtttaGAAGTTGTAAAAAAACGGCAGGCTGCGCTGGTAAACGTTTTTTGAGCCTGTGACGTCGAACTTAACAACCCGATAGAGGTTACAAAATACGTCTGTTTATTTTGCTAGCCTTCCCAATCATTCTCTCCCAAAAACATTCGTTGATATTTACTTCCAATATTCATAAAGGCCAAATAAATGAAGACCAAGTTGACACTTGAATATCCCTCCACTGATGAAAGTGAATTAACCAATTAATCACATTAATAAACACTTCTTAAACCCATGACAGCACAAATGTCAATACACCCTCCCTCACGCACAAAAGCAATTGACaccatcacacacctgctgtttACCAATTAATCACATGATTAATGCTTCTTAAACCCATCATGACAGTACAAATGTCAACATGCCCTCTCACCCACAAAAACAGTTGACACCATCACACACCTGTTGTTGACGCCCATGCTGTACGCATTGGAAGTGGGGCGGCTGGGGAAGGTGAGGAAGGACTTTTGTTTGGGCCGGGGGGAACTGGCGCCACGCTCCTGTGGCCTGTGGTGCAGGCCGTTGATCTGCTCGGCCAGGGAGGAGACCGTGATGGTGGACATGGAGTGGGACGGAGGAAGGCAGGACAGCGAGGACGAGGTGGAGGTAGACAGGGGCTCGGGGTAAGGCAGGTCCAGACTGCGTTCCTGGCTGCGCTCCAGGCCGGACACGCGGGGCGTGACGGCCAGACGGGGCACCCCGCTGTGGGTGGGCACCAGCGGGCAGCCGTTGGCAACAGACGATGCCATGCTCGACGGCACTGGGTCCACTGCAAGTGAAAGAAACTCACATTACAACTAGGCAGGGAATTACTAGGAAACATAAAACTAACTTGGGGACTGCAATTCTCAAAATCACTCTTGAGCAATTAACTAAAAAAAGAAGGTGTTCAAAACTATATAGTCTATCCTTTATTGGAACTATGGAAGTTGTACAATGACGCTTTTGAGAGAAGCACCTAAGACTAGAAGTTAGCAGAGGTGATAGATATTCGACATCAAATCATCTACATAGCATTTGGATAATTCACTTGCAACAAAAAGCGACACTTATTGCCTACCTTTCTTGACAAAGAATATTGGGTCCATGTCATTGTCAGAGGCCTGAGAATGATAAACAAGATTTCTTAATAATCAtgaaatattcaaaataataatacacaTACTTTCATAATTCACAGGCTTGTTAAAAGCCATTTAAGAACCATAACAAACCTTATCGCCTGAATCGCTCTCAGTGTCACACTGAAAAGTAAGGGGAAGATTATTAGGATATTCCTCAGAAATGAGAAAGCGGTCACGAAAATCTGTCACGCTTCTGAAAACCCTCAAGCAAGACATCCATGATTTTATTAAAGTTTTAAATGCCTTTTGTGATTTGCATGTGATACAGCCACAGCGACTTTCAGTCTTAAAAAAGGCAACAGATAAGTCTTTATCTTACTGGTGAGGATTTACTACATTTGCTTATTCAGATACATTTTAAATATGTCTACAGTCTGCATGTAGTCTAGAGGCCAAATGTTTATGCAATCTCATAATATCAAAGGGCAAACTTACAATGTATCCTGTttccacaaaatggttgccAGAGGCCTGAAAAGTAATATTGACATGATTAATAACATACATCTTTAAGAGGTGTGGTGTTGACCGAACATTATACGTTTTCTAGCACTTGTGGGATGAGCACCATGCACGGAAGGCCCATATATTACAGTAGTTAGACTGAACTTCCACAGGTCAACTGCTTCACAATTATCAGTTGCTACACATTATTAAAGTATGTCTGAAGCTATGAGAGATAATCTGTCTCATCATAGCTTTCATATTAAGATAGAGCACTTCTTTAAACTATGTACCACATTTTGGTTAAACACATGACTAAATCATGTGGACAGGATAATAGTGAATAGCCATAACAGTTTTTAGCTGATAGCAATGTAGTGTTAAACTCCCTTGTAGGAAAAATACACTTCAAAAAGGATTACATAAACTGCTTTGCCTATAATTTCATAAAAAGCTTTGTTGGGAATTTGGTCACTGGGCACATTTGTAAGAACTTACTATGTCTGTTCAACGTTTTGACACTTGACAACTTGCAAAAGAACAATATTCAACAATATGAATTACAGGCTATAGTGCTAGAGGTTGAAGAGACATAATACTTTATCCAAACACCTCTACACCACTTTCAATCTATGCTGTGGATGAAAGACATCCCAAACCCTATGTGTGGTAACACTGAATGTGTGccccaccttctcctctctctttctctttcttttcctctctccctttctgtattTATCCCAGCTGCTGGTGTTGAAACTGGCTGGTGGTCCCTCCTCTGGCTCTGAGAGGGGTCCTCCACCATTCTCCTCCGGgcctctcttcctcttgctTCCTCTCCCCATGAGCCCACCAGCGCGTTCTGGGGGCTTCAGAGAAGAATCCATCTGTTAAAACAATGCAACAGGATTCTCACATGGCCATTCTTAAGCACATGCACAGAAAGAATTAAGGCAAGTCTTAGGTTTCAAAAAGGTGACACTTTGCATCAGCACAACTCCCCAACCACAGCTGTCCCACTGCTACAGTGAAAATGACAGCTTTTCCCATGGACAACAAGAAGATGAAGTTGCATATTTGAGCAATTTTTATCACATTATACAAGCTTAATTAACTTAGTTCACTGTTGAACATACAAAAGAGGCAATTACCTCCAAGGCCTCCAAGCTTATGAAACTGGCAATGGCGAAGCCATCGATTATATCTTCTTCGCAGGACACGGACTCTCGCTTTCTTCTGCGAGGAGGCCGGTGTCTGACACCTGGGAATCCGGGCCGACATTCTCCACCAGCCACACCAAGTAAGGAGTCGCCCCTGCAAATCTCTTGGTCTGAGGCCGAGGACGGAGACGAAGCCCTGCGCTCGGCAAGATCTCTCCTTCTGCGTCGTTCTCTGTCGCGTTGAGAGCGGGAGCGACGGCTTTGCCTGCACCCACCGTTTCGACTCGGACCGTCCATGTCAAAATGCACTGCACCAATCCAAGTCCAACTAAAGGCACTTTAAATCCCGGTCCGGTCGAAGGCACTCCCTTGCCTCAATATGAATAAACACCTTCTGGACTCGCTGTGGAGTCCCTGTGTAAAATGGCGTTAATAGTCCTGtctatatttcagtctgtcGGAGACAGTACGGCATCAGTGCAGTTCTGTTGAGCCATGTTTAAAAAAACTAGTTGATAAgcaaaaaaaatcatacagGTTAAATCCACGTCGCTGTCTTGTTGTCAAGACATGGCTGACTTTATCAGAAGTAATGATCAAAACATTCTAAGGATGCCTCAGCAAGCTAGCAAACATCCCAATAGCTTGCTATGCTGCTAGCCGAGTATCCTTTTGTACACAAAATGGATGCTAACGTCGTTGTCTAACTTTATATCTCCAACTGGATTACCGTTAGGTGTCGTTAAAGTGACTACTCAACGATCTTTGATTTTGTCTTCTTGAAGTCCAGTCTGAGTTACGACTGGCAAATTTCATAACGCGATTCAACGTTCCTTTAAATTATGCCAAATGTGTTAGCTTTTAGCAACAATCGAGCTAGTTGACCAACCTCAACCTGACGTTTTCATCAGCTAACAGTGTTATTTGAGAAGTGGGCCACCTTGGTAATCTTTCTTACATAAAATTCACAAAGAAGTGTTTAACCTGGTCAGATAATTGTGGATTAAATGAAATCAAATAACCAGGCGTCTAACAGTCTGATTCCTAGTCCCTTCTAACATTAACTACCATTAGCTAGCAGAATGGTTGCAATGACGACAATATACTCAACATTTACGTTAGCCTTCTTAGCCAGTCAGCTACGTCAGATAGTTATATCAGTGCTAATTCCACGGCGGACAAAAAACACTGTCAACATGATACCGAGTTGTTGATGAGCAGTCCAATATTAATAAATATCAATAACACAGCCATAATCGTTATCATATCCTTTGCTATGCTGGCTAAGCGCCATCGGAACAGATGAGGCTAGCAAGCATTTCTTGTTAGCAGAGTacgccacctagctagctagctagcaggctTGCTATATGTAGACCATGCCCCATAATCATTTGACTGAtcctcctttaaaaaaaataatagatAGTCAAGCCAATGAGCTAAAACCGACCAAGATTAAAAACGTACAATTGAAGAACGCTACGTGTgctattaacgttaatgttacagGTCAATTTGATATTTGCGATGGACACAAGCTAACAGAAAACAACAGTTAAGCTAGAAAGGTTGCCGACATTCTTTCCATCGTTAAGGAAGGCAGGAAGGATCCGATGCCAATGGTTGTATCAGGTTGTATTATCTTACCAGCTAAGAAAGAAGTGGCTAACAACATAGCTAGCTAACTGGTTGGATCTAATTAATTTACGTATCAAAACAGTTGGACTAATACAATGCGATGTAGTCAACTGACACCTATCCATTAAATAATTACAGTTCTTTCGTCCCTCTGTCAATCTGTTTTCATCCGATgcccattaaaataaaaatatccaAGGCCGAGCAATAAGCCTCGAACTAGATTTACAGAGACATGAATCGTCGACCAAACCCCGCATAGGCCGGGCAAGTTCCGCGGCCCACTGTAATCCACTGTGTTGGAGGAAGTTGAATAATCTGCCGACGTCTCCAATCAAATCGAATCAACTTCTACCCGGAGTCTTCACTTGAACACGTAAGATGGTAAAGACGAAGGCTGTAACCATCAAAATAattttatatattttctacaGTCTTAAATTAGCAACGTATCTCTGGGGTATACAACCCTGGACAGACGAGCTGTATTGTGCTCCAGTAGGTTTTCTTCCTCTGCAGTTTGCGAGAATGGGAGACATCTCAACAACAAATGTGGTAGTAGCGCCATCTGGCAGTTGAACCAGACGCCTACCTTAAACTGGGACAGCTTGAAGGTTTGCTCTGGTTTGCTCCTTCTGCTGCTGGAGGACACATTGTAGCAGCAGTAATTGGAGGGGTTTGTGTAAAACATTCACTCTAAAATAGAAACAAACAACTCCGTGGAAGTATCTATTTCCTTATCTCATGTCTTTTTGGAATGCccccaaatgtttttttttatgattgaAGACAGACTAGAAGCTCTATTCTCTTTGCTCAAGTGACAGATGAGTCAAATTTGCATAAATGAAAGAGCTTCAGCTTCAAATCTCCTATTCAGTCTACATGTGTCTGAATACTAGAATCTCTGTTTAGGGGATATCGAGCTGAAGGTGTCGCTCTTTCATTCAGACTGAAATAGGCCTATCTCtgaggcatgcagaaatccgagCAGAAATTGCCACCAGACAGGTAGGCCTAATTGATTTGagtgttttacacacacaggtGGTTTGTCACAAAATATTAAGTATATTGGTGTTCTTCCAAACCTAACACAAAGTGACAAAATATTTGACACAATTACTTTCCacagtgtttaaaatgtatttatttgtctgtTACTTTACCTTTtttgcatagacagtaaaggttaTTTACGTGTATGTATTACGTCACATCCCACCAAAGCAGCATTTACAGGAAGTGCAGTTATTTTGATACGGAAGTAACAAGCgaaattagacaaggcaaaagTGGGTACAATAACAAACGAAGAAAACGTCTTGTTATTTGTTTAAGACCGCTTGTATCCCACAGACAACTGCAAGGTATGGCTATATGTTAAATTTATTCTGTCCATTAGATAAGATGGCCAAATGCGTTTCTGATATAAATAACCTGCTAGCTTGGTATTTTAGTTAGCTAGGATATCCTAGTAACGTAACGTTACTAAACAATCTCATTGTCATTATTTCCTCTTCAGTTTACAACTGTAATTCAGTGCTGCCCGTGACATTACACGTCTTTCCGAGATGTATGTGTTTCGAGTGAGCAAATACAATGCTCGATGTCACTGCTACCTTTCACTAGCTATTGATAGCCAAGTTAATTTACTAACGTTAGCCATCTCGGTATTTTAAGTCGGGAATGGCGTTTGGCCAATGTGCTGTTCCTTCAGGTCAGAAGAATGCATCTATATTTAGTCGCTGTCTCGCATTGTTTTTGTGGTATTTcgtatttgttgtttttttggtgTGATTGGCATTTGGTAGTGGTGATACCCGAAGTCCATGTTGTTCACCACCTGCCTCTTTGGTGTGATGTTTCCTTTTGATATCACTACACCGACCACTTACTGCCACTTACTTTCACTTGGTTGTTTCGGATATTGTAGTTGTTGTATTTAAATAGGTTAATCTGCATTTCTCGACTTTTCACCTTTGTTGTTACATGTacattacatgtattcatttaacaGACGCTTTTGGGTTCTAAGTGGAAACAGGGCGTGTTACCATGAGTCATTACATACTGTAGCGACTGAGATAATATCAGAAGTTGTAATCTCTTAGGCTGGTGTAATCCGAGTGGTTTAAAAGTTttgtgggggaaaaaacataAATCAATCAATTGgcatatgaacaatgtattGTTTTGTCTTCAGATGGAATTCCTATTTGGAAAAAGGAAAACTCCAGAGGAGATGTTGCGACAGAATCAAAGGGCACTGAATCGAGCAATGAGAGAccttgacagagagagacagagactggAACAGCAGGAGAAAAAAATTATTGCTGACATCAAGAAGATGGCCAAACAAGGACAGATGGTGAGAGATCATATATTGCTGTCTACATCaatgtttcttaactggtgggttgGGATGCGTAACCATTCTGGATGGGTCGCAGAGCTTGTGGTGAAAAAtgcttttatttaaatttaaaatgCCAACCTATCAGACCTTTATTTTGATGATTTCATCGTACGCCAGCTGTTGtcatggacatagacaatgttaATGTGGCAGGTCATGTTAGACATAATTTTAGTGGTTAATATAGCAAAACGaccctgaatatttgaagtatGGATCCACTTATGTTAAGGATGAAAATGGACAGAAACCCCAGTGTGTCTTGTGCAGTGAattgctggcacatgagagcatgaagATATCAAAACTAAAACGCCACATGGAAACACAGTGCCATACTGTCAAAGACTAACCTGTTGAGTACTTGAATGGCGATACAGGAGTTGACGACTTTGCAAATGTGCCtaacatcagcatgttccacAAGTACAGGCACTTTGCGTGTCTTACCTCATAGCTCACCATATCAGTTGGCTTGAACACTGAAAAATATGGGTCGCGACTTAATGGGAAATTGAGGGTACCAATGCCAGACAAGTGAAGAAACACTGGGCTAGGCCccggccgtggcgcaactgggacccgggttcgattcccgccctgtggtcctttccggatcccaccccgactccctctcccactcacatcctgtcattctctactatcctgtcgcattaaagggataaaagcccaaaaaaatatacttaaaaaaaaaaaaaagaaacactggtctacatCACAGTCCTACTTATGTGGAAAATTTCACCAGCTTTGTAGGAcagaccagtgtttcccaaactgtgTGCTGCATGCAGATCGCACAGGTGTGCagcagggaaaaaaaacatatttaaggtTTTTTCCTTGGcttttattatcattatcatattAACCATTTGCCTGAAATTGTAAGTTTTTTTAAGTCTCATTTCACCTAATTGCTTCTAAACCTGACATTGTTTAATCTGCCGTTTGTATATTCATCCATCTTTCTTAATA from Alosa sapidissima isolate fAloSap1 chromosome 24, fAloSap1.pri, whole genome shotgun sequence encodes:
- the fbrs gene encoding autism susceptibility gene 2 protein isoform X8, translated to MDGPSRNGGCRQSRRSRSQRDRERRRRRDLAERRASSPSSASDQEICRGDSLLGVAGGECRPGFPGVRHRPPRRRKRESVSCEEDIIDGFAIASFISLEALEMDSSLKPPERAGGLMGRGSKRKRGPEENGGGPLSEPEEGPPASFNTSSWDKYRKGERKRKRKREEKASGNHFVETGYICDTESDSGDKASDNDMDPIFFVKKVDPVPSSMASSVANGCPLVPTHSGVPRLAVTPRVSGLERSQERSLDLPYPEPLSTSTSSSLSCLPPSHSMSTITVSSLAEQINGLHHRPQERGASSPRPKQKSFLTFPSRPTSNAYSMGVNNSRNGTSIKPPSSSTASSSSMRPPTPSINVPMSHSRGPGAPGPHRPPSRPSSRTYSPGLPPPPPLLQVSSHSVADQDRLRQELNSQYLPSQGTERDGRSSAPSSSSSTGPSVSNATSSTTTRPSQAQPSIPPMSYQFHQHNHQHQHTHTHQHFLHPTATAPPLFEKYPGPKMESLFRHPAVRIHSHRPVQQYFQQYPPQVPGIQPVLPPTGPFSSLQGAFQPKGAAPEMTARLGVIPPHLQPKDPRLTDPFAASLKVSNKPGKWCAMHVRVAWMILRHQEKVKLMQADPHKLDFRNDLLTRLPGSGGMSGLGGLGVLGGPLPPTHDLTRPGGLFAANDPYGRSPPFTPLGALGSGAFGGLGSPTLASSVFGHKDSATGPTVGGMGNPHDPWNRLHVAPPSFPSGPPWAKAGEKRDERERAKEPERREVPHIKDERDRDNMLYGRPPMRMSPGAPAIKQQHRSSTPISHINGLGASLSGGGGPSEGPSRDRERDRERERDRDMDKRTLHSSMPPSRPLAATASSSAPDRPRSSSSSVLTTPPPPSTSLASSPLDLFPRHAPPQLPHSVGGPEPHHSSQRDSVGPASSSSSTSSTVTSHHIKKTERTTPVSKPPPNLPAGLLLPPVKVKEERKEEPLPPHGYDRPSSRHQHHPSTPSSSRSLTPTPGVPLPPLTPHHHPSLLDRSRAAALEAYLGGAAGERFMAHHQHLQHQGHLQPPHAFPWDQWRELAAQQQQQQQRREMALRTDPHLALRTDPHLSRLLQHQQQAQRIMEAERAVAVAAAAAAAANPHHNPRVATPPTSAASSSGRPDFGLMSHHFDRPPQMGGPGGGLLDEEQRSQILREDFERARFSSMHPHAHLSNPHLPSPSHAFHLEQLHAGLLSHPHLHGPGASTSPHHLGLYSRLGPLHQSHIPNGILTKTPAGLVGAPPPLIPSVTSRANTPPRPSRLGAVAELALFSAHKDAESR
- the fbrs gene encoding autism susceptibility gene 2 protein homolog isoform X9, encoding MDGPSRNGGCRQSRRSRSQRDRERRRRRDLAERRASSPSSASDQEICRGDSLLGVAGGECRPGFPGVRHRPPRRRKRESVSCEEDIIDGFAIASFISLEALEMDSSLKPPERAGGLMGRGSKRKRGPEENGGGPLSEPEEGPPASFNTSSWDKYRKGERKRKRKREEKASGNHFVETGYICDTESDSGDKASDNDMDPIFFVKKVDPVPSSMASSVANGCPLVPTHSGVPRLAVTPRVSGLERSQERSLDLPYPEPLSTSTSSSLSCLPPSHSMSTITVSSLAEQINGLHHRPQERGASSPRPKQKSFLTFPSRPTSNAYSMGVNNRNGTSIKPPSSSTASSSSMRPPTPSINVPMSHSRGPGAPGPHRPPSRPSSRTYSPGLPPPPPLLQVSSHSVADQDRLRQELNSQYLPSQGTERDGRSSAPSSSSSTGPSVSNATSSTTTRPSQAQPSIPPMSYQFHQHNHQHQHTHTHQHFLHPTATAPPLFEKYPGPKMESLFRHPAVRIHSHRPVQQYFQQYPPQVPGIQPVLPPTGPFSSLQGAFQPKGAAPEMTARLGVIPPHLQPKDPRLTDPFAASLKVSNKPGKWCAMHVRVAWMILRHQEKVKLMQADPHKLDFRNDLLTRLPGSGGMSGLGGLGVLGGPLPPTHDLTRPGGLFAANDPYGRSPPFTPLGALGSGAFGGLGSPTLASSVFGHKDSATGPTVGGMGNPHDPWNRLHVAPPSFPSGPPWAKAGEKRDERERAKEPERREVPHIKDERDRDNMLYGRPPMRMSPGAPAIKQQHRSSTPISHINGLGASLSGGGGPSEGPSRDRERDRERERDRDMDKRTLHSSMPPSRPLAATASSSAPDRPRSSSSSVLTTPPPPSTSLASSPLDLFPRHAPPQLPHSVGGPEPHHSSQRDSVGPASSSSSTSSTVTSHHIKKTERTTPVSKPPPNLPAGLLLPPVKVKEERKEEPLPPHGYDRPSSRHQHHPSTPSSSRSLTPTPGVPLPPLTPHHHPSLLDRSRAAALEAYLGGAAGERFMAHHQHLQHQGHLQPPHAFPWDQWRELAAQQQQQQQRREMALRTDPHLALRTDPHLSRLLQHQQQAQRIMEAERAVAVAAAAAAAANPHHNPRVATPPTSAASSSGRPDFGLMSHHFDRPPQMGGPGGGLLDEEQRSQILREDFERARFSSMHPHAHLSNPHLPSPSHAFHLEQLHAGLLSHPHLHGPGASTSPHHLGLYSRLGPLHQSHIPNGILTKTPAGLVGAPPPLIPSVTSRANTPPRPSRLGAVAELALFSAHKDAESR